The following coding sequences are from one Capsicum annuum cultivar UCD-10X-F1 chromosome 3, UCD10Xv1.1, whole genome shotgun sequence window:
- the LOC107864993 gene encoding uncharacterized protein LOC107864993 → MWHATPRDKPNFLLSIELVLQDEKGEKIYATIPRSVVHRFRGEKNTIKEMRLYLMNTFVAEPNNMHYKTTAHKFKLEFTPKTIVVETTDPAFDVIGQVVCHAEKQTHQLRNGTTSQFLNVVIEDNERKTITATFWGEFVDKIMPHLHNLIDEPVIVVMQLIRVHKFQELTTGTVQFKTIKELLDSVQVGHLWILAKIVNLKLKNNWSYLRCIKCHKSVEKVAKNILHCKKCGRDYQTATHSYRVQIKVLDDTGIVSLLLWDNEAITLIEKFASELKDCPLEIFDSPYECSYPIELDVLLDRIIMFRLYVKQENIESRDRVYGVAKINDDEELIN, encoded by the exons ATGTGGCATGCTACACCAAGGGACAAACCAAATTTTCTTCTATCAATTGAGTTAGTGCTTCAAGATGAAAAG GGAGAAAAAATTTATGCAACAATTCCACGATCTGTTGTCCATCGTTTCagaggagaaaaaaatacaataaaagaaatGAGATTGTATCTTATGAATACTTTTGTTGCTGAGCCTAACAATATGCATTACAAAACAACTGCACATAAGTTTAAGCTGGAGTTTACACCCAAGACAATTGTTGTTGAGACAACTGATCCAGCttttg ATGTCATCGGACAAGTTGTTTGTCATGCTGAAAAACAAACTCATCAGCTTCGAAATGGTACAACAAGTCaatttttgaatgttgttatCGAAGATAATGA AAGGAAGACAATTACAGCAACATTTTGGGGGGAGTTTGTTGATAAAATCATGCCCCACTTGCACAATTTGATCGATGAACCTGTCATCGTAGTTATGCAGCTTATAAGAGTGCATAAATTTCAAG AATTGACTACTGGAACTGTACaatttaaaactattaaagaaTTGCTTGATTCTGTGCAG gtTGGGCATTTGTGGATTCTTGCAAAAATAGTGAATTTGAAACTTAAAAACAATTGGTCATACCTACGTTGCATCAAGTGCCATAAGAGTGTCGAAAAAGTTGCCAAAAATATACTTCACTGCAAGAAATGTGGTCGCGATTATCAAACAGCGACTCACAG TTATAGGGTTCAGATTAAGGTGCTGGATGATACTGGGATCGTCTCTTTATTGCTTTGGGACAACGAAGCAATCACACTCATTGAAAAATTTGCTTCTGAATTAAAAGATTGTCCGTTAGAg ATTTTTGATTCTCCGTACGAGTGTTCCTATCCGATCGAGCTGGATGTTCTTCTTGATAGAATCATCATGTTTAGATTATATgttaaacaagaaaatattgaatCACGTGATCGAGTCTATGGTGTTGCGAAGATCAATGACGATGAAGAACTGATAAATTAA